The Penicillium digitatum chromosome 6, complete sequence genome has a window encoding:
- a CDS encoding Argonaute/Dicer protein, PAZ: MSDNRGRGRGDRGRGDRGRGDRGRGDRGRGRGESRGDLGFRPAGRGDGNRGDFRGDFRGRGSDRGRGGDLRGGSDRGRGRGGGDFRGRGDFRGRGDFRGRGGRGGATNFGPPIFRQGEPIPPPNTTVTKTENDLAKALAVSGQKTPRQAKYPERPGYGTAGRPVTLYANYLPLTLPKKQLFRYHVSIAADSAGRSAPVGKKARHIVRLLLEEHFPQQKNSIASDFRSTLISCVKLTEGKFDVRYKEHMEDDYLDPPRVHQVTCQYSGEVNPADLVNYLTSTNASAMLQSKSEIVAALNMIMGNHPKTDDQVVSVGANRHYSLRQDTMESFNLGGGLTVLRGFFVSVRAATARVLLNVQVKYLACYNEGPLGNVIQAYGNRNTYRLEKFLKSLRVRITHITRKNSRGQARPRIKPIYGLANRGDGGSSSNPPKVSRHGAGPQDVQFFLAESSPQPVAVPSTSEPKAKKGKKAPRAGPAEAGRYITVADFFKKEYNITLNATLPVVNVGSRDRPVYLPVEVCEVEPGQPAKSKLSGDQTSSMLRFAVMGRKPGQNAQSIVTKGVGVLGLGEPLNATLSAFGINSSTELITVPGRVLPAPNVYYKDGNRTKEIRTQFGSWNMRQIQFSKPAAMKSWTYLYIDLEGSRPVFQNPDQLNASLQGFRKTLRDMGMAVDPHKPGNRVVLTGKNDANEIQQAVVDLQKQHNPDFILGILHTKDTGIYNCVKQVCDVRCGIRNVNVLAEKLVNSNDQYNANVGLKINLKLGGANQALRTADLGIISEGKTMLVGIDVTHPSPGSASTAPSVAGIVASVDATLAQWPAEIRVQGARQEMVADLENLLASRLQHWQKLNKSLPENIIVYRDGVSEGQYNKVIDEELPLLQEACKKTYPANQTKKGLPRLAIVVVGKRHNTRFYPTTEQDSNRENPIPGTVVDRGVSEARDWDFFLQAHSALQGTARPAHYFTVWDEIFYPRHPADGPGPGAADVLQDLTHKMCYMFGRATKAVSVCPPAYYADLVCTRARCFLSDLFDPVSLDASGCSTSGTEGTADMSRMVDVKIHPNIADIMFYI, from the exons ATGAGTGACAATAGGGGTCGTGGCCGTGGTGATCGTGGCCGTGGCGATCGTGGCCGTGGCGATCGTGGTCGTGGTGATCGAGGTCGCGGTCGCGGAGAAAGTCGTGGTGATTTAGGCTTCCGCCCAGCCGGCAGAGGCGATGGAAACCGTGGAGACTTCCGGGGTGATTTCCGAGGCCGAGGGAGTGATAGGGGTCGCGGAGGTGACTTAAGAGGCGGAAGTGACCGAGGTCGTGGCAGAGGTGGAGGTGATTTCCGCGGTCGTGGTGATTTTCGGGGTAGGGGGGATTTCCGCGGCCGTGGAGGGCGTGGAGGTGCTACCAACTTTGGCCCACCTATCTTCAG ACAAGGCGAACCCATCCCACCTCCTAACACCACCGTCACCAAGACCGAAAACGACCTTGCCAAAGCTCTTGCTGTGAGCGGTCAGAAGACCCCCCGGCAGGCAAAATATCCCGAGCGTCCTGGTTACGGCACAGCTGGCAGGCCGGTGACTTTATATGCGAACTACCTGCCGCTGACCCTGCCAAAAAAGCAGCTATTCCGCTACCATGTGTCCATTGCAGCCGACTCTGCAGGCCGATCTGCCCCGGTGGGCAAGAAGGCCCGACACATTGTCCGTCTGCTGTTGGAGGAACACTTCCCACAACAGAAGAACAGTATTGCTTCAGACTTCCGGTCTACACTAATCTCGTGTGTCAAATTGACCGAGGGTAAATTCGATGTGCGATACAAGGAGCACATGGAAGATGACTACCTGGATCCACCCCGGGTGCACCAGGTTACCTGTCAGTATTCTGGTGAAGTCAATCCTGCTGATTTGGTTAACTACCTGACCTCCACCAACGCCAGTGCCATGCTTCAATCCAAGTCTGAGATTGTAGCTGCTCTCAACATGATCATGGGAAACCACCCCAAGACGGACGATCAGGTCGTCTCTGTCGGAGCCAACAGACACTACAGTCTGCGTCAGGATACCATGGAATCCTTCAACCTTGGCGGTGGCCTAACCGTTCTGCGTGGATTCTTTGTTAGTGTGCGTGCTGCGACTGCTCGTGTGCTTTTGAATGTCCAGGTCAAATATCTGGCCTGTTACAATGAAGGACCCTTGGGTAATGTGATTCAAGCCTACGGTAACAGGAACACTTATCGCTTGGAAAAGTTCCTCAAGAGCTTACGTGTTCGCATCACCCATATCACCCGCAAGAACAGTCGCGGTCAAGCCCGGCCTCGCATCAAGCCTATCTATGGACTGGCCAACCGCGGTGATGGTGGCTCATCGTCCAACCCACCCAAGGTTTCCCGCCATGGTGCTGGTCCCCAAGATGTGCAATTCTTCCTGGCTGAATCTAGCCCTCAGCCCGTTGCCGTACCTAGTACGTCCGAGCCCAAGGCtaagaagggaaagaaagcGCCCAGGGCCGGTCCTGCGGAGGCCGGTCGCTACATCACCGTTGCGGACTTCTTTAAAAAGG AGTACAACATAACTTTGAATGCAACCCTCCCAGTGGTGAATGTCGGGTCTCGTGACAGACCTGTCTACCTCCCCGTTGAGGTCTGCGAAGTTGAGCCTGGCCAGCCAGCTAAATCCAAGCTTTCTGGTGATCAGACATCCAGTATGCTCCGCTTTGCTGTTATGGGTCGAAAGCCGGGTCAGAATGCCCAGTCGATTGTTACCAAGGGCGTGGGTGTGCTGGGACTCGGCGAGCCTCTGAATGCTACACTA TCTGCTTTCGGCATTAACTCTTCTACTGAGCTGATCACGGTTCCCGGACGTGTTCTCCCCGCCCCAAATGTCTACTATAAAGACGGAAACAGGACCAAGGAAATCAGAACCCAATTTGGCAGCTGGAACATGCGCCAGATCCAGTTCTCTAAACCTGCAGCCATGAAATCCTGGACTTATCTCTACATTGACCTGGAGGGCTCTCGCCCAGTCTTCCAAAACCCAGATCAGCTCAACGCGTCTCTGCAAGGCTTCAGAAAAACACTCAGGGATATGGGAATGGCCGTGGACCCCCACAAGCCCGGCAATCGCGTTGTCCTGACCGGTAAGAACGACGCCAATGAGATCCAGCAAGCTGTCGTCGATCTCCAAAAACAGCACAACCCAGACTTCATCCTGGGTATACTCCACACTAAAGACACTGGTATCTACAACTGCGTCAAGCAAGTCTGTGACGTCCGCTGCGGAATCCGCAACGTGAACGTCCTAGCAGAGAAGCTCGTCAACTCGAACGACCAGTACAACGCCAATGTCGGCCTGAAAATCAACCTCAAATTGGGCGGTGCGAACCAAGCCCTGCGCACCGCCGACCTCGGAATCATCTCCGAAGGGAAAACAATGCTTGTCGGCATCGACGTAACCCAcccctcgccaggctccgcCAGCACAGCCCCCAGCGTGGCAGGTATCGTCGCCTCAGTCGACGCAACCCTCGCTCAATGGCCTGCCGAGATTCGCGTCCAAGGCGCCCGTCAAGAAATGGTCGCTGATCTTGAAAACCTCCTCGCCTCGCGCCTCCAGCACTGGCAGAAACTAAACAAATCCCTCCCGGAGAACATCATCGTCTACCGCGACGGCGTCTCAGAGGGCCAGTACAACAAGGTCATCGACGAGGAACTCCCCCTCCTGCAGGAAGCATGCAAGAAAACCTACCCGGCAAATCAGACAAAGAAAGGCCTCCCGCGTCTGgccatcgtcgtcgtcggaAAGCGCCACAACACCCGCTTCTACCCAACAACAGAGCAGGACTCCAACCGCGAGAACCCAATCCCCGGAACCGTTGTCGACCGCGGCGTCTCCGAGGCCCGAGACtgggacttcttcttgcaGGCTCACTCCGCCCTCCAGGGAACAGCCCGTCCTGCACACTACTTCACCGTCTGGGACGAGATCTTCTACCCCCGCCACCCGGCTGACGGCCCCGGCCCCGGCGCGGCTGATGTCCTCCAAGACCTCACTCACAAGATGTGTTACATGTTCGGCCGTGCGACGAAGGCGGTTAGTGTCTGTCCACCGGCGTACTATGCCGATCTGGTTTGTACGCGTGCTCGATGCTTCTTGAGTGATCTGTTCGACCCTGTGTCGCTCGATGCTTCTGGTTGTAGTACCAGTGGCACTGAGGGAACCGCGGATATGTCCCGGATGGTCGATGTCAAGATCCATCCTAATATTGCAGATATTATGTTCTACATCTAG
- a CDS encoding Nucleic acid-binding, OB-fold → MSYFKTEYQRFLDNPRTAKLADDVSLIYVPTTTKFEQADNVITHVLKNAEVVKTKSNQVISAIEGPNSLCLDIETTLEFIEGGGVYLPSLDENFLADRVATFPTVHIVHFDANQLIKQIRIYWDQASLLRQVEVIGARGRQWPIRDGKDQLRLLKSAEAALAPSQAASQNGETKPPLRCASPGKRHIRDPHSADSLTELLSPSKETPRPTSSSKKYTQDPYGAGSLNELLSPTKKAPAYVPPLGSSGRPATRNLSDIFQKNDDMPDSPSKSQRRAPQADQGDEKTGTGPVDEDRHFYKTDPGKFKHFDISGEEVGGAGPVDEDRHFYKSVPGKYNHFEIGGDNSERESKAEVRQANTKHATHWDFDDVETPVKGSRAPRGQEVRHFGFGDNEDGTGSPQGKPHVTKPRRDADRHFELTDEESEDEARIISSFGGRGKRLYENRLFDDEGQPELSERERKDEHLPTGGNIVNRNKNFISQFELADESPAKGNEPIQNHDAHNKMMQSHWDNYDEQSPQPPTQQHTKHNKMMESHWDNYDEASPEPVRRNATAQRNPLTHNQPSWTHGDE, encoded by the exons ATGTCCTACTTCAAGACCGAATACCAGCGGTTCCTGGATAACCCCAGGACTGCTAAATTGGCTGATGATGTGTCACTGATCTATGTTCCTACCACGACAAAGTTCGAGCAGGCCGACAATGTCATCACTCATGTGCTGAAGAACGCGGAGGTGGTCAAAACGAAATCGAACCAGGTCATCAGCGCCATTGAAGGACCAAATTCGCTATGCCTAGACATTGAGACAACCCTTGAATTCATAGAGGGTGGTGGGGTTTATCTCCCCTCGCTCGACGAGAATTTCCTGGCCGACCGTGTCGCGACTTTCCCCACG GTTCACATCGTCCACTTCGACGCCAATCAACTGATAAAGCAGATTCGAATTTACTGGGACCAGGCCTCATTGCTGAGGCAAGTGGAGGTCATTGGAGCGCGCGGACGCCAATGGCCCATTCGTGATGGAAAAGACCAACTCCGTCTCCTCAAATCCGCTGAGGCGGCTTTGGCACCTTCGCAGGCTGCTTCTCAGAACGGGGAGACCAAACCTCCCCTCCGCTGCGCATCCCCAGGCAAGCGCCACATCAGAGATCCCCACTCAGCCGACTCCCTGACCGAGCTCCTCTCACCGAGCAAGGAGACACCCAGACCTACATCCTCCAGCAAGAAGTATACCCAAGACCCTTACGGAGCGGGCTCCTTGAATGAACTTCTGTCTCCCACCAAGAAGGCTCCCGCCTATGTGCCTCCCTTAGGCTCGTCTGGGCGACCTGCCACGCGCAACTTAAGCGATATCTTCCAGAAGAACGACGATATGCCCGACTCCCCCTCGAAGTCCCAGCGCCGTGCTCCCCAGGCTGACCAAGGGGACGAAAAGACTGGCACAGGACCCGTCGACGAAGACCGTCATTTCTACAAAACCGACCCCGGGAAATTCAAGCACTTCGACATCAGCGGCGAAGAGGTCGGCGGCGCAGGGCCCGTCGACGAGGACCGTCATTTCTACAAAAGCGTCCCTGGAAAATACAACCACTTTGAGATTGGCGGCGACAACTCGGAGCGCGAGTCCAAGGCCGAAGTTAGGCAGGCCAACACCAAGCACGCAACCCACTGGGACTTCGACGACGTCGAGACCCCCGTGAAGGGCTCACGCGCCCCACGCGGACAAGAAGTTCGTCACTTTGGCTTCGGCGATAACGAAGATGGCACCGGATCCCCTCAAGGCAAGCCCCACGTGACCAAGCCCCGTCGCGATGCAGACCGCCACTTCGAGCTCACCGATGAAGAATCCGAGGACGAGGCACGGATCATTAGCTCATTCGGAGGTCGCGGCAAGCGCCTCTACGAGAATCGTCTCTTCGACGACGAAGGCCAGCCTGAGCTCTCCGAGCGCGAGCGAAAAGATGAACATCTGCCAACAGGCGGCAACATCGTCAACCGCAACAAGAATTTCATCTCGCAATTCGAGTTGGCAGATGAATCCCCCGCCAAGGGGAACGAGCCTATCCAGAACCATGATGCGCACAATAAGATGATGCAGTCCCACTGGGATAACTACGATGAGCAGTCCCCCCAACCGCCTACCCAGCAACACACCAAGCACAACAAGATGATGGAGTCTCACTGGGACAACTATGACGAAGCATCCCCCGAGCCGGTTCGGAGGAATGCCACCGCGCAGCGCAACCCTCTTACCCACAACCAGCCCAGCTGGACCCATGGAGACGAGTGA
- a CDS encoding DNA-directed RNA polymerase subunit E, which produces MFFLKEETKVISMHPSYFGPNMREYLIGRLNEEEEGRCTGDHFVICVMDMVDIGEGRVMPGIGQAEYTIRYRAIIWKPFRGETVDAIVTSVKPTGIFTLAGPLSVFIARKNIPSDIKWEPNTVPPQYTDHADQVIEKGTSLRLKILGVKPDVAAINAIGTIKEDYLGPL; this is translated from the exons ATGTTCTTCCTCAAAGAAGAGACCAAGGTGATCTCGATGCACCCGTCCTATTTCGGACCCAACATGCGAGAGTATCTCATCGGTCGACTcaacgaagaggaagagggacGTTGCACAGGTGATCACTTTGTGATCTGTGTCATGGACATGGTTGATATTGGCGAGGGGCGGGTGATGCCTGGAATCGGACAGGCGGAATATACTATTAGATATCGTGCGATCATCTGGAAGCCGTTCCGTGGCGAGACG GTCGATGCCATTGTTACTTCCGTTAAGCCCACCGGTATCTTCACCCTGGCGGGTCCGTTGTCTGTCTTCATTGCGCGAAAG AACATCCCCTCCGATATTAAATGGGAGCCCAACACCGTGCCGCCGCAATACACCGATCATGCCGATCAAGTGATTGAGAAAGGAACCAGCCTGCGGCTGAAGATTCTCGGTGTCAAACCTGACGTGGCTGCTATCAATGCCATTGGCACCATCAAGGAGGATTATCTTGG ACCTTTGTAA
- a CDS encoding DUF962 domain protein, translated as MALNLEKQLLFYGAYHSNPVNVAIHITCVPILLFTGIILACNCPPFFTLPDVLQIEYLPANAGTIGALVYATFYVLLEPIAGGLLAPAVITAAYYGNYFLSTYGSIVNYWAGGIHVVSWLAQFVGHGVFEKRAPALLDNLVQALLLAPLFVWMEILFFFGYRSELKKRFEKGVELEILKFRKQGDESGKGKGKAEQ; from the exons ATGGCGCTTAATCTTGAGAAACAGTTGCTATTC TATGGAGCCTACCATAGCAATCCC GTCAACGTCGCAATCCATATCACCTGCGTCCCAATCCTACTGTTTACCGGCATCATCCTC GCCTGCAATTGCCCGCCCTTCTTCACCCTTCCGGACGTTCTCCAAATCGAATACCTGCCGGCAAACGCCGGAACAATCGGCGCTCTTGTCTACGCCACATTTTATGTTCTCCTAGAGCCCATAGCCGGCGGCTTACTCGCACCTGCCGTGATCACAGCTGCATACTACGGAAACTACTTCCTCAGCACGTACGGTAGCATCGTGAACTACTGGGCCGGAGGCATACATGTCGTGTCATGGCTTGCGCAGTTTGTCGGACATGGTGTATTTGAGAAACGTGCCCCCGCCTTGCTGGATAACCTTGTACAGGCTTTACTGCTTGCACCGCTATTCGTCTGGATGGAGATTCTGTTTTTCTTCGGATATCGCTCCGAACTCAAGAAGCGGTTTGAGAAGGGCGTTGAGCTGGAGATTCTGAAGTTCCGGAAGCAGGGGGATGAGAGtggcaagggcaagggcaaggcGGAACAGTGA
- a CDS encoding ATP synthase subunit alpha has product MFRNALRSSSRSIAAVSATGRIASVRAAVAGPLNGVRSYASEAKATPTEVSSILEQRIRGVSEEAGLAETGRVLSVGDGIARVHGMTNVQAEELVEFASGVKGMCMNLEAGQVGVVLFGSDRLVKEGETVKRTGEIVEVPVGPELLGRVVDALGNPIDGKGPLNTKEKRRAQLKAPGILPRQSVNQPVQTGMKCVDSMVPIGRGQRELIIGDRQTGKTAVALDTMLNQKRWNNRQGATEEEKLYCIYVAVGQKRSTVAQLVKTLEEQDAMKYSVIIAATASEAAPLQYIAPFTGCAMGEWFRDNGRHAVIIYDDLSKQAVAYRQMSLLLRRPPGREAYPGDVFYLHSRLLERAAKMNKTHGAGSLTALPIIETQGGDVSAYIPTNVISITDGQIFLESELFYKGIRPAINVGLSVSRVGSAAQVKAMKQVAGSLKLFLAQYREVAAFAQFGSDLDASTKQTLARGERLTELLKQKQYSPMAVTDMVPLIFAGVNGLLDTIPVEKILTWETDLLAHLKSSHPEIQATIEKEGQVSKETEAILKKTISAFNSTFNA; this is encoded by the exons ATGTTCAGAAACGCTCTGCGGTCGTCCAGCCGCTCCATCGCGGCTGTTTCGGCCACTGGCCGCATCGCCTCG GTCCGCGCGGCTGTTGCCGGTCCTCTCAACGGCGTTCGCTCGTACGCTTCCGAGGCCAAGGCTACCCCTACCGAGGTCTCCTCCATCCTTGAGCAGCGCATCCGTGGTGTCTCTGAGGAGGCTGGTCTTGCTGAGACCGGTCGTGTTCTGTCGGTCGG TGATGGTATCGCCCGTGTCCACGGCATGACCAACGTCCAGGCTGAGGAGCTGGTCGA GTTCGCCTCCGGCGTTAAGGGTATGTGCATGAACCTCGAGGCCGGCCAGGTCGGTGTTGTGCTTTTCGGTTCCGACCGTCTCGTCAAGGAGGGTGAGACCGTCAAGCGTACCGGCGAGATT GTCGAGGTCCCCGTCGGCCCTGAGCTGCTCGGCCGTGTCGTCGATGCTCTTGGTAACCCCATTGATGGCAAGGGTCCTCTTAACACCAAGGAGAAGCGCCGTGCCCAGCTCAAGGCCCCCGGCATTCTGCCCCGTCAGTCCGTCAACCAGCCAGTGCAGACTGGTATGAAGTGTGTCGACTCCATGGTCCCCATTGGCCGTGGTCAGCGTGAGTTGATCATTGGTGATCGTCAGACCGGTAAGACCGCTGTCGCTCTCGACACCATGCTCAACCAGAAGCGTTGGAACAACAGACAGGGTGCCACtgaggaggagaagctcTACTGTATCTACGTCGCCGTTGGACAGAAGCGTTCCACTGTCGCTCAGCTCGTCAAGACCCTTGAGGAGCAGGATGCCATGAAGTACTCCGTCATCATTGCAGCCACCGCCTCTGAGGCCGCTCCCCTGCAGTACATTGCTCCCTTCACTGGTTGCGCCATGGGTGAGTGGTTCCGTGACAACGGCCGCCACGCCGTCATCATTTACGATGATCTGTCCAAGCAGGCCGTTGCCTACCGTCAGATGTCTCTGCTCCTCCGTCGTCCCCCCGGACGTGAGGCCTACCCCGGTGACGTTTTCTACCTGCACTCTCGTCTCCTCGAGCGTGCCGCCAAGATGAACAAGACCCACGGCGCTGGTTCCTTGACTGCCCTGCCCATCATTGAGACCCAGGGTGGTGATGTGTCCGCTTACATCCCCACCAACGTCATTTCCATCACTGACGGTCAGATCTTCTTGGAGTCCGAGCTGTTCTACAAGGGTATTCGTCCCGCCATTAACGTCGGTCTGTCCGTGTCCCGTGTCGGTTCCGCCGCCCAGGTCAAGGCCATGAAGCAGGTCGCCGGTTCCCTCAAGCTGTTCTTGGCTCAGTACCGTGAGGTCGCTGCTTTCGCCCAGTTCGGTTCCGATCTCGATGCCTCCACCAAGCAGACCCTTGCCCGTGGTGAGCGTCTGACCGAGCTCCTCAAGCAGAAGCAGTACTCCCCCATGGCCGTTACCGACATGGTTCCTCTGATCTTCGCTGGTGTTAACGGTCTCCTCGACACCATCCCCGTCGAGAAGATTCTCACTTGGGAGACTGACCTCCTTGCTCACCTCAAGAGCTCCCACCCCGAGATCCAGGCCACCATCGAGAAGGAGGGCCAGGTCTCCAAGGAGACAGAGGCCATCCTTAAGAAGACCATTTCCGCCTTCAACTCCACCTTCAACGCATAA
- a CDS encoding Methylenetetrahydrofolate dehydrogenase has protein sequence MSAPTDKPASSCKVMLSKNVANHLLTEVHEGLKTLEKPPHLVGLLANNDPAALVYAQMTQKTCEENGFKYTMREVSRDDIEQAILNANSDNNVDGIIVYYPIFGTRQDQYLQQIVDVTKDVEGLSHRYIFNMYQNIRFLDGEAKRQKSILPCTPLANIKILEYLNIYNTILPYGNRLFGHTICVVNRSEVVGRPLAALLANDGACVYSVDITGVQKFTRGEGLRKNTHEVVDLEGKTLKDVVPLCDVVITGVPSDKYKFDTSLLREGAVCLNFSSEKNFPHEVRDKASLFVPSIGKVTIVVLLRNLLRLIQNKRLDDVKPAEATERPGTLEASS, from the exons ATGTCTGCCCCCACCGATAAACCCGCCTCCTCCTGCAAGGTGATGTTGAGCAAGAACGTTGCCAACCACCTCCTCACTGAAGTCCACGAGGGCCTCAAGACCCTCGAGAAGCCGCCTCATTTAGTCGGCCTGCTGGCCAATAATGACCCTGCCGCGCTGGTGTACGCGCAGATGACGCAGAAGACCTGCGAGGAGAA CGGTTTCAAGTACACCATGCGCGAAGTGTCCCGCGACGACATCGAACAAGCCATTCTGAACGCCAACTCCGACAACAATGTCGACGGTATAATCGTCTACTACCCCATCTTTGGCACCCGCCAGGACCAGTACCTGCAGCAGATCGTCGATGTAACCAAAGATGTCGAGGGCCTGAGCCACCGCTACATCTTCAACATGTACCAGAACATACGTTTCCTGGACGGTGAGGCCAAGCGCCAGAAGTCCATTCTGCCCTGCACCCCGCTGGCCAACATCAAGATCCTCGAGTACCTCAACATCTACAACACCATCCTGCCTTACGGAAACCGTCTCTTCGGACATACGATTTGTGTTGTGAACCGCTCTGAGGTGGTGGGTCGTCCGCTTGCTGCTCTGCTGGCTAATGATGGCGCTTGTGTTTACTCAGTTGATATCACTGGTGTGCAGAAGTTTACTCGTGGTGAGGGATTGCGGAAAAACACGCATGAGGTTGTTGATCTTGAGGGGAAGACCCTGAAGGACGTTGTGCCGCTCTGTGATGTGGTTATTACTGGTGTGCCCAGTGACAAGTACAAGTTCGATACTAGCCTTCTGCGCGAGGGTGCTGTCTGTCTCAATTTCTCTAGCGAGAAG AACTTCCCCCACGAGGTCCGAGACAAGGCCTCGCTTTTCGTTCCCTCTATTGGAAAGGTTACCATTGTTGTACTGTTGCGGAACCTGCTG AGACTCATTCAAAACAAGCGACTGGATGATGTCAAGCCTGCCGAGGCCACAGAACGTCCTGGCACCCTTGAGGCGTCATCATAG
- a CDS encoding Signal peptidase complex component, putative: MASIKVPVYSTNDLKSTSDDALLPYLTNLPAPFAFTPDYSKTNIRFLLGYSAVAIAGFTFYADRTLGWEATTSPWIIAAVGTYFVLNSILTYWIWAVEAGEVYSGKRKTGETISVSSSAKKFSKLYKLHVIYKSASGKVLQDKWCEAPFTTWFSADGVFHADSFRRWVASEIDILRLAAKENEKKSG, encoded by the exons ATGGCTTCCATCAAGGTGCCGGTCTACTCGACCAATG ATCTCAAGTCTACGAGCGACGATGCTCTCCTTCCTTACCTCACTAACCTTCCCGCGCCATTTGCTTTCACACCGGACTACTCGAAGACAAACATTCGCTTCCTGCTTGGATACAGCGCTGTCGCAATCGCAGGGTTTACTTTCTATGCAGATCGCACGCTTGGCTGGGAAGCAACTACCTCGCCCTGGATTATCGCGGCAGTTGGGACCTACTTTGTCTTGAACAGCATCCTCACATACTGGATTTGGGCTGTTGAAGCTGGCGAGGTATACTCCGGAAAGAGGAAGACTGGAGAGACG ATCTCTGTCTCATCATCCGCTAAAAAGTTTTCCAAGCTCTACAAGCTTCATGTCATTTACAAGTCTGCCTCTGGCAAGGTCCTCCAGGACAAGTGGTGCGAGGCGCCCTTCACGACTTGGTTTTCGGCAGATGGTGTATTCCACGCCGATTCTTTCCGTCGCTGGGTAGCCAGCGAGATTGATATTTTGAGATTGGCGGCGAAGGAGAATGAAAAGAAGTCTGGCTAA